One genomic region from Candidatus Rokuibacteriota bacterium encodes:
- a CDS encoding decaprenyl-phosphate phosphoribosyltransferase, with translation MRLASALLASLRPRQWVKNLFVFAGVIFSQQLLTPRVWPALAAFAIFCGLSGAIYLFNDVADVDKDRLHPSKRLRPVASGALPIGAAIGFGVLLLAGCLAAAFRLSPAFGLVALAYGTLLTAYSLWLKHLVILDVLTVATGFVLRAVAGAVAVDVEISGWLLICTILIALFLALGKRRHEYRSLQGDAAAHRPILAEYSEGFLDQMISVVTASTVTTYALYTMSPETVAKFHTRLLPLTLPFVLYGIFRYLYLLYRRDLGGNPSDLLVTDRGLLLDALLWMVTTLAIIYGPRWPS, from the coding sequence GTGCGCCTGGCCTCGGCCCTCCTCGCTTCGCTCCGCCCGCGCCAGTGGGTCAAGAACCTCTTCGTCTTCGCCGGCGTCATCTTTTCCCAGCAGCTCCTGACCCCGCGGGTCTGGCCCGCGCTCGCCGCCTTCGCCATCTTCTGCGGCCTCAGCGGGGCCATCTACCTCTTCAACGACGTCGCGGACGTGGACAAGGACCGCCTGCACCCGTCCAAGCGCCTGCGCCCCGTCGCGTCCGGCGCGCTGCCGATCGGCGCGGCGATCGGTTTCGGCGTCCTGCTGCTTGCCGGGTGTCTGGCCGCCGCATTCAGGCTGTCGCCGGCCTTCGGGCTCGTGGCGCTCGCCTACGGCACGCTCCTCACGGCCTATTCCTTGTGGCTCAAGCACCTCGTCATCCTCGACGTGCTGACGGTGGCCACGGGCTTCGTGCTGCGCGCCGTGGCGGGCGCCGTGGCCGTGGATGTCGAAATCTCGGGATGGCTGCTCATCTGCACCATCCTGATCGCGCTCTTCCTGGCCTTAGGAAAACGCCGGCACGAGTACCGTTCGCTGCAGGGCGATGCCGCCGCCCACCGGCCCATCCTGGCTGAGTACAGCGAGGGCTTTCTCGACCAGATGATCTCGGTCGTCACGGCCTCGACGGTGACCACCTACGCGCTCTACACCATGTCGCCCGAGACCGTCGCCAAGTTCCATACCCGCCTCTTGCCGCTGACCCTGCCCTTCGTGCTCTACGGCATCTTCCGCTACCTCTACCTCCTGTACCGGCGCGACCTGGGGGGCAACCCGTCGGACCTCCTGGTCACCGACCGGGGGCTCTTGCTGGACGCCCTCCTGTGGATGGTCACGACGCTCGCCATCATCTACGGCCCCCGATGGCCGAGTTAA